AGCCACGCCGCCCACACCTGGCCGAATGCGGCGAGCCCTTGCTTGGGCGGCGCCGTGTAGTCGCCGTTGTGAAACGCCGAGTCGGTCGTGAGTGCGGCGATCTGCCCTTCGAGGCGCATGATGCCGTGGCCGTAGGTGCGCGCCGTGCCGCTCGTCGCCACAATGCGATCAGCGAAGGTGGGATAGCGCACCGCCCACTGAAACGCCTGCTGGGCGCCCATGGAAAAGCCGATGATCGCCTTGAGGTGCGTGATCCCGAACTGCTTGGTGAGCAGCTGGTGCACCGCTTCCACATTGTCGCGAATGGTGGTGACCGGAAAGCGCGGCCCGTGAAGGGGCTCCGGCGTGTTGCTCGGCGACGACGAGCGCCCATTGCCGAACAGCTCGGTGGCCACGATGAACACCTGCGTGGTATCGAGCGCCTTGCCGGCGCCAATGATCCACTCATAGCCACGCGAGTTCGCCATGTAATGCGAGGGCACCAGAATGGCGTTGTCGCGCGCGGCGTTCAGATGGCCATAAGTCCCGTAGACGACGCGCGCCTCGGGGAGCACGACGCCGCTTTCGGTCTTGAAATTGGCGATCGTGAACGCCGGCGGTGGCGATTGCGCAGGGAGGGCGGGGGCGGCGACGGCGAGCGCCGCGGCGAAAAACCGGCGAAGTGTAGGCATACTCGACCAATCCCTGCCCCCGCCGGCGGGTTCCGCCAGCCCTACCGTTTCGCCAGGCGGTCGAAGCGGG
The sequence above is a segment of the Gemmatimonadaceae bacterium genome. Coding sequences within it:
- a CDS encoding alpha/beta fold hydrolase: MPTLRRFFAAALAVAAPALPAQSPPPAFTIANFKTESGVVLPEARVVYGTYGHLNAARDNAILVPSHYMANSRGYEWIIGAGKALDTTQVFIVATELFGNGRSSSPSNTPEPLHGPRFPVTTIRDNVEAVHQLLTKQFGITHLKAIIGFSMGAQQAFQWAVRYPTFADRIVATSGTARTYGHGIMRLEGQIAALTTDSAFHNGDYTAPPKQGLAAFGQVWAAWLYSQEWWRKELWKTVAKPGTTLAEYMASFRTRFSADANDYILQARTWEQHDVGTTPGFGGDTEKALRSIQVPFLYMPSETDLYFPVGDARYEASFMRTVTLRPIPSLWGHTAGAASNPGDAAFLNREIAAFLK